The Macaca nemestrina isolate mMacNem1 chromosome 8, mMacNem.hap1, whole genome shotgun sequence genome contains the following window.
tgatccatgagaacaggtaatttttgtacttttattttttttagatggagtcttgctctgtcgcctaggctgcagtgcagtggcacgatctcggctcactgcaacctccgcctccctggttcaagagattctcctgcctcagcctcctgagtaactcagattacaggcatgtgccaccacccccagctaattttgtatttttcgtagagacggggtttcaccatgttggccaggatggtctcaaattcctgacctgaagcaatccgcctgcctcagcctctcaaagttctgggattacaggtgtgagccaccatgcctggctgttgtattttttagagCCCAAGGTAAGCAGCAGGAAAAGCCCAAGGGGCTCCAGGCCATAGTCCAGAGGCCATGGAACATGGCCCCCACATCTCTAGGTTGGGTACTCAGAGCCAGCTGAGTTCTCCCTCAGCCCTTTGCTCAGGGCCCCGGATGTGCCAGAGTAAGGGTAACAGATTCCTCAGTCCAATGACCTGGCTCATCTTGCCAGGCCCTGCCTCCTGCTCAGCTGCCTTGAGTCCTTACTGGGACATGTTGCTTTTTCCACCCAGGACCTCCCCCACAGCAACCCCCTAATCCACTGTTCTCTTCAGGGTTTGAATTAGGCTACACAGAGATAGGCAGTTCATGTGTGGGCGAGGGGCCCTGGTCATCCCCAGGAGCCAGCACCAGACCAGGCTCTGCCAGGCTTCACATGGCTCTGAAGTGCTGTTGGGTGATTAACGTACAGTGAGGGTTGTGTGGGCAGAGGAGGGTTTTATTCTGGACATGGGTGGCTGGGCGGTCAGTCCCCCAGCAAGATAGAGGCCTCACGCACATGCTGCCTGACCACTCTGTCCAAGAGGGTGTGCACATCTcgagcagcctgggcagcagcctCCAACACCCGCTCCAGGTGGTCCTCGTGCAGCCGGGCATCCATCTCAAGCAGCGCAATCTGTCCTGAGGCTggcagcagggccagggccagctgGGGGCCACCAGCTGCTTCCTCCACATGGCTGAGGTCCGCCAGGGCTGTGCCGTCCACAAAGCCAGCTGAGCACGCACACACAAAGTCTCTCATGGGTATCCCAGCATCCAGCACTGCCAGTGTGGCTGCATTCACACAAGCTGCATAGGTCCCACCATCTGCCTGTAGCACCTGCAGGGACCCCAGGGTGTGAGTCTATCAGACTCTCTCCCCAACCCCATCACACCCACCCCTCCCTGGACTGACGCTGCAGCCGGCTCACCTGCACATAGATATCAATCTGGGAACGTGGGTGCAGCTGTGTGAGGATGGCTGCCTCGAAAGTCTGGCGGAGCTGCAGGCCCATCTCACAGGACTTCCGGTCCCCATGTGGCCGTCGCTTGCGCTCACCTGTGCTGAAGGTCGCTGAACTATACTGACAGTTCACTAGGGCCCTGTCCGGCAGGGCTCGAGCCCGGGAACCCCGGATCTGGAAGAGGACGGACACATGAGCCAGGCCCACTCCTTCCAGCTCACACGCCACTGTCCTctgtgggtctgcctctccctccACTTTCAATGCCTCAGCAAGGGGCAACTACATTACCTCCAAAACAAAGCCCCCTGTTTTGCACTCTCTGTCTTGCATGTGTTGCCCTCTGGCATCTTTTAATTGGCTTCCTTGTGCCCATCCTTGCCCCATTCCCTGCCAACCCAAGTTTACAAACATCAAGGCTGATTCTGTCTCACCTTCACACTCAAATCCTAATTACCTTACAAAGGTTTCACATTACATATGAAATAAAATCCCAAATCATTTCCCTGGTCTACAAAACCCTAATTCCTCACCTCCCCGGGAACTCTCAACCTTATTTAGAGTTATCCCCTCTTTCCCCACCAGCAGTCTTTCTGTTATGCATAAGTGCCTTGCTTGTTTTCACCACCGTGGTCTTCGCCCTCCTGGTTCCCTCCGCCTGGAAAGCAGAGCTCCTACCCTCATGCGCTAAACAAACACTCTTTCAATACCttcactggccaggcacagttaCAGCGCTGGAAACACAGCAATGAAACCAGAGAGTTTTATGTAGTTTCTGTCCTTAGGAAGCTTATGTTCTAGCGAGGAAACAGGGGAAAATGCTTAAGCAAAATAGGCATTTGAGATTGTAGATGCACAAAAGACAAGGGTTTATTGTAGGGAGAGAAGTACCGCGTGGATAAAGCCGTCTGGGAAGGAGTGACGTCGGAGTAGAGCTGAGAGGAGAGGGAGCGAGTGGGGGAGTGCCTGGCACGTTGAAGAGCCGCAAAGAGGAGGGAGAGCGCAGGCACAGAGACCGATGAGAAAGGCAGGACCACCGCGCAGCACACTAAAGACTTGCGTTTACTCCGAGTGAGACGCAGTGCTGAGCATCGGCTGTGTAGACTGAGGCGCGCCGGCCGCACCTCTCAAGTCCCCGAACCTGTGCTCAGCCCGGCTGCCCCGCAGATCCCGCGGTCACGCGATTCCCATCCCGCACGCCCACTCGCCTCGTGCGGGCCGTAGACCACCGCCAGCGCCTTGGTGTTGCCCTGCTCGATGTAGGCCGAGCCGTCAGCCTGCGCGAACACGCCCATCCGAGCCTGGATCTTGCGCAGCTCCCCGGCGCGCCGACCGTCCACCCGGTAGCCCTGGTCCGACAAGAGCTCCAGCCCCGCCATGCTGCCCGGCCGCCAGCTCCGCTCTCTGCCTAGTTCTCTGATTCGCGGGAGAACTACAGCGCCCTGCGGCTCCGACCTCCCCGAATCTACGGGTTCCGGCGGTCCGCTATCACTTCCGGTTCCGGGGAGCTACAGCTCCCCGCGGTCCCGACCTCCCTGGATCTACGGTTTCCGGCGGTCCGCTGTCACTTCCGGTCCCGGGGAACTGCAGTTCCTCGCGGCACCGACCTCCCTGGATCTACGGTTTCTGGCGGTTCGGCTTCACTTCTGTCTCCGGGGAACTGCGGTGGCGCTGTCGGGGAAGCAGCGGTTGAGCCCGCAGCCGTTCCCGGAGCTGTGCCACGGGTGCCAGGAGGTGGGCGCCCGCCGAAGGAGAAATTCCCGTCACGCCCTCGGGACCAGTGGTGCCTACATTCAGCCCTTCCCCTCGCCCCAAGTGTGGAAGTGGAAGGATGAACCCAGTGGGTTGCGACACTGACAGGAGAAGGCATTGAGCGGTCCTAGAAAAGTGACCAGGCTGGTGTCCCAGGATGGTCCACACCTGGCACCTCTCCAGTCCTCTCATGCCCTCCCTTTACACCGAGCTTCCACACTGCAGTCGAGTGGGCCTCCCTTTTCCTTTTGAGGTTGCAGATTTCCTCATCCTTTCCAGAGAGGGGTTGTGTGTCTGTTTATCTCTTGCCACTTAACCTCAGCGGCTTCAAATAGCAATCATTCTATTATTATGTCCTGCAGTCTTGGGTTATCTAGGCTCAGCTAGGTAGTTTGCACGTAGGCTCTCTCCTACAGTTGCTGCCAGatggtggctggggctggagcCATCCTAAAGCTTTCTCTTTCACATCTTTGGTGGCTGATGCTGGTGGCTGGCCAGGACCTCATCTGTGGCTGTCAGGCAGCACACCTACCTGTGGCTTCTCCATGCTTCCTTGCAATATGGCAGCTGGGTTCCAAGGGTAGCCTTCCAGGACAATGAGATGGACAACATGTGCATGATATTTTTAGaacctagcctcagaagtcacatagTGTCCCTCCTGCCAGACTTTGTGGGTCAAGGCAGTCAGACACATCTACCCAGGCTTAAGGGATGGGGACAGGGACCCCACCCTTCAGTGGGAGGAGTGTCAATATTAGACTGTAGGAACAGCAGGTGGGCTGGGGAAATGCAGTCTGCTGCAGGGGCCCAAGTTCAGCATCCCCTTAGAGGTGGTTATGCTCTCCTGAAAGACTGAGAGGCATGAGAATGAGTGAGCAAGCCACAGCCCTGCTGCTGCAGCTGGTATGAGGCCATGATAGGCCACTATCCTCTGCCACTGGCCACCACCGATTCCCCACCCTTGGCTCTGCAGCCAGACACTGCGTACTGTGGAGCAGCCCAGGCCCTTCTCCCCTTGCAGTCTGAGCTCTTCCTGTCCCTGTTCTTACTgggtcattttgtttgtttgttttgtttttttgagatggagtctcactctgtcacccaggctggagtgctgtggcacagtaTCAGCGCACTgctccctccacctcctgggtccaagtgattcttgtatctcagcctcccaagtagctgggaagctgggattacaggcacctgccactatgcctggggaaggtttttggtttttttttttttttttggagacggagtctcactgtcacccaggctggagtgcagaggcacgatctcagctcactgcaacctccagctcctgggttcaagcgattctcctacctcagcctcccaagtagctgggattacaggcatgcgccaccatgccctgctttttttttgtagttttagtagagatggggtttcaccatgttgaccaggctggtcttgaactcctgacctcaggtgatccacctgcctcggcctcctgccactgcacctggccattacTGGGTCGTTGTTTCGACTGTCCACTGACAGTCCTTGCCACATGCAGGAAGACTAGACATCCAGGGAGCTCTGTGGACTGCCCACCCTAGTTGTGTAGCAGTGACCATAGCAACTCAGGAAAATGAGGACGATGTTGGTATTCAGCCTAAGTAGCCCAAAGTAGGCCAGTGATAGCTGCTACTTCAAGATCAGCGGAACCTTTGCTGTGTTCCCTGGTGGAAGTATTCACCTTCAGGAACTAGGCCTCCAACCTGGCAGCATTCCAGGTTTAGGATTATGGGGCCACTGCTACCTCACACTTTTGGTTCTCTGATCCTCGTACTCCAGCTTTAGGGTACACACATGGGTCGATTCAAATTTTGGAGGCCTAAAGCTTATACAAATTCAGGGGCCGTGAGGAGTATCCTCAAGATCCCTCCGGAATAATCAATTTGCTAGAAGGACTCACTATAGACTCATGGCTAAGATTATTACACAGAGAAGATAATAAGTCTGAATCAGCAAAGAGAAAAGGTGCATGGGATGAATTCCACAGGAAATCAGGCGTGAGCTGGCCAAGTGCTCTCCTGGTGGACTCCACAGGAAGAAGCTGGAGCTGTGTGTGTGAAATGCTGTCTGCCAGGGAAGCTTCTTAGACACTCAGCACCCTGGGGTTTTATGGAGGGAAGGTTACATACACAGTCTGTGCCAAGCATGTGCCCAAATTCCAGACCCCCAGAAGCAACACAGGCGTTCAGCATGAGCCATGTTTGTACAAACAGTCTAGGCACAGTGAGACACGCTTTCCAGAGAATGGAGGGAACCATCCCAAAACCCAAATTCCCAGACACCAACTCTTCAAGCTTGCCTGTGAAGAAGAGCTTCTCAGGCCTGCCGTTAACTCGTCTACGCAGTCTTCTTTTGAAACATAAGACAAAATTATATATCCAAAACTAAGTGAATAGTGAGAAAAGAAGCCCcaacacaaacattttaaaagttgacaaatactacaaacatcacaaaatgcAGAAAACCTACAGGTTTCCCCTACATTTCTTTGATGCATTCTCTGATGCTCTGTTAAGAttacaacactttttttttttttttcttttttttttttttttgagacggagtctcgctctgtcgcccaggctggagtgcagtggcgcgatctcggctcactgcaagctccgcctcctgggtttacgccattctcctgcctcagcctcctgagtagctgggactacaggcgcccgccaccgcgcccggctaattttttgtatttttagtagagacggggtttcaccgtggtctcgatctcctgaccttgtgatccgcccgcctcggcctcccaaagtgctgagattacaggcgtgagccaccgcgcccggccttttttttttttttttgagacggagtcttgctctgttccccaggctggagtgcagtggcacgatctcggctcactgcaagctccgcctccggggttcacaccattctcctgcctcagcctcccaagtagctgggactataggcacccttcaccacgcctggctaatttttttatttttatttttagtagagacggggtttcaccgtgttagccagggtggtctcagtctcctgacctcatgatctgcccgcctcggcctcccaaagtgctgggattacaggcttgagccaccatgcccggacgaCAACACTTTTTATAATGTAACCTCCTATATGTAGAAAGAAGGTGGCAGATGCggtgactcgcgcctgtaatcccaacacttttgggaggcagaggcaggtggatcccttcagtctaggagttcaagatcagcctggacaacatggcaaaaccccatctctacaaaaaatacaaaaaattagctggacatggtggtgcatacctgtggtcccagctacttgggaggctgaggtgggaggatcacttcagctggggaggtcaaggctgcagtaagctgtggtcctaccactgcactccagcctgggcaacagaatgagatgctgtcaaaacaaaaaacaaataaacaaaaaccaagaaagaaaatgatttagtTTCTCCTCTCACATGTTTgatcaaaatttaattttatt
Protein-coding sequences here:
- the LOC105488480 gene encoding exosome complex component RRP41, which produces MAGLELLSDQGYRVDGRRAGELRKIQARMGVFAQADGSAYIEQGNTKALAVVYGPHEIRGSRARALPDRALVNCQYSSATFSTGERKRRPHGDRKSCEMGLQLRQTFEAAILTQLHPRSQIDIYVQVLQADGGTYAACVNAATLAVLDAGIPMRDFVCACSAGFVDGTALADLSHVEEAAGGPQLALALLPASGQIALLEMDARLHEDHLERVLEAAAQAARDVHTLLDRVVRQHVREASILLGD